A section of the Streptomyces sp. CG1 genome encodes:
- a CDS encoding sodium:solute symporter family protein: MNSLDWAVLIGYFGVMVAIGVWSHKRVDDVSDFFTAGGKMPWWLSGISHHMSGYSAVMFTGYAGIAYTYGVTSFVTWSFPIALGIAIGSRLFAPRINRLRSRLHVASPLEYLKNRYNLSTQQALAWSGMLLKIVDVGAKWAAIATLLSVFTGVSLNQGILITGAITAVYCTIGGLWADALTELGQFVIQLLAGVSMFVAVVLKLNDQHIGFFDAWNQPVLHGHGKPLVGPYGTVFLLAFLFIKLFEYNGGMLNQAQRYMATGSAREAERGARLSAVLWLVWPVVLFFPMWMSPLLVHAQKPDGSDSYGLMTEQLLPHGLLGLVVVGFFSHTMAMCSSDANAIAAVFTRDVAPVLSSRARAWGARSGLIAARVTTVVFLGLSMAVATQVNSPAFKDIITVVIKWVAGLMGPIAIPMMLGLLRPFRRSGPTAALTSWAAGLLAFWLVNYPVNWNVSGGVPLQYQVSVPLAVSLVLYIVIGFVKPEETPERLAIIEKVNTDGDGVAAVPVPAGAGDDVVGAP; the protein is encoded by the coding sequence ATGAACAGTCTCGACTGGGCCGTACTCATCGGCTACTTCGGCGTGATGGTGGCGATCGGCGTCTGGTCGCACAAGCGCGTGGACGACGTCTCCGACTTCTTCACGGCCGGCGGCAAGATGCCCTGGTGGCTGTCCGGCATCTCGCACCACATGTCGGGCTACAGCGCGGTGATGTTCACGGGGTACGCGGGCATCGCCTACACATACGGCGTCACTTCCTTTGTGACCTGGTCCTTTCCCATCGCGCTCGGCATCGCCATCGGGTCGAGGCTGTTCGCACCCCGGATCAACCGACTGCGTTCCCGGCTCCATGTGGCCTCCCCTCTGGAGTACCTGAAGAACCGTTACAACCTGTCCACCCAGCAGGCGCTCGCCTGGTCCGGCATGCTGCTGAAGATCGTGGACGTGGGCGCCAAGTGGGCCGCCATCGCCACCCTGTTGTCGGTGTTCACGGGTGTGTCGTTGAACCAGGGCATCCTCATCACCGGCGCGATCACCGCCGTGTACTGCACGATCGGCGGCCTGTGGGCGGACGCGCTGACCGAACTCGGCCAGTTCGTCATCCAGTTGCTCGCGGGTGTCTCGATGTTCGTGGCGGTCGTACTGAAGCTGAACGACCAGCACATCGGCTTCTTCGACGCCTGGAACCAGCCGGTCCTGCACGGCCACGGCAAGCCGCTGGTGGGCCCTTACGGAACGGTCTTCCTCCTCGCGTTTCTGTTCATCAAGCTCTTCGAATACAACGGCGGCATGCTCAACCAGGCGCAGCGGTACATGGCGACGGGCAGCGCCCGCGAGGCCGAGCGCGGCGCCCGCCTGTCGGCGGTCCTGTGGCTGGTCTGGCCGGTGGTGTTGTTCTTCCCGATGTGGATGTCCCCGCTCCTGGTCCACGCCCAGAAGCCGGACGGCTCCGACTCCTACGGCCTGATGACCGAACAGCTGCTGCCGCACGGGCTGTTGGGCCTGGTCGTCGTCGGCTTCTTCTCCCACACGATGGCCATGTGCTCCTCCGACGCGAACGCGATCGCGGCGGTGTTCACGCGGGACGTGGCGCCGGTACTGTCCTCTCGCGCGCGGGCCTGGGGTGCGCGCTCGGGTCTGATCGCGGCGCGCGTGACGACGGTCGTCTTCCTGGGCCTGTCGATGGCTGTCGCCACCCAGGTCAACTCCCCCGCTTTCAAGGACATCATCACCGTCGTCATCAAGTGGGTGGCCGGTCTGATGGGGCCGATCGCGATCCCGATGATGCTGGGTCTGCTCCGGCCGTTCCGCCGTTCCGGTCCTACGGCGGCGCTGACCAGCTGGGCGGCGGGGCTGCTGGCGTTCTGGCTGGTGAACTACCCCGTCAACTGGAACGTCTCCGGCGGAGTGCCCCTGCAGTACCAGGTGTCGGTGCCACTGGCGGTTTCCCTGGTGCTGTACATCGTCATCGGTTTCGTGAAACCGGAGGAGACCCCGGAGCGGCTGGCGATCATCGAGAAGGTCAATACCGACGGGGACGGGGTGGCGGCTGTACCGGTCCCCGCGGGTGCCGGGGACGATGTGGTCGGGGCGCCGTAG
- a CDS encoding DUF2165 domain-containing protein, whose amino-acid sequence MTTTPTRHSGLRLAAGVLTGILALYIALVAFGNITDFGTNQQFVRHVLAMDTTFKDHDLMWRAVTSTGLQDTAYVLIIVWETASALVLIWGTWLWAWRKDDLARRISTYGLLMLLLLFGAGFIAIGGEWFSMWQSKAWNGLEAATRILTLSGIALVVNQLPSRRGEAHEDAS is encoded by the coding sequence ATGACCACCACCCCCACACGCCACTCCGGCCTCAGACTGGCCGCCGGTGTGCTCACCGGCATACTCGCCCTCTACATCGCCCTCGTCGCCTTCGGGAACATCACCGACTTCGGGACGAACCAGCAGTTCGTACGGCATGTGCTGGCGATGGACACGACGTTCAAGGACCACGACCTGATGTGGCGGGCCGTCACCAGTACCGGTCTTCAGGACACCGCGTATGTCCTCATCATCGTGTGGGAGACGGCGTCCGCCCTCGTGCTGATCTGGGGGACCTGGCTGTGGGCGTGGCGCAAAGATGACCTCGCCCGCCGCATCTCCACCTACGGCCTGCTGATGCTGTTGCTGCTCTTCGGTGCCGGGTTCATCGCGATCGGCGGTGAGTGGTTCTCGATGTGGCAGTCCAAGGCCTGGAACGGGCTGGAGGCCGCTACCCGGATCCTCACCCTCAGCGGGATCGCCCTGGTCGTCAACCAGCTTCCCTCCCGCCGGGGAGAGGCCCACGAGGACGCTAGTTGA
- a CDS encoding MFS transporter: MATAEPTRADDADPGPGSGPRIRVSEAGPEGHTDHTGPTGHTGPSDGPTDSERPGPPDGPDARPGRLARLLAAAEPLRRRLLRHPVLSITALAGVLHIIWFFTFANSGGDLAAQDAWAEFVGRHPDSAYNLAWYGGMHPVSYSVVSPYLMAVLGVRTTMMIAGTVSAGLLTMVLIRSRAVRNPLWASLAGVVALLCNAISGRVTFGLGTMFALGAVAAVFCWPYRWRHKRWAKAAVAAPLAGLSTMASPVSGLFVGLVAVALFLQKRRPGAWALGLAPTVVVGASYFLFPFSGTQPMTIGSVILPLAYGLLCLFLVPKEWVTVRLTAGVYSLGVVLVWVINSQIGSNISRLPMLFAGATLVAALPFTVRKSRRWYATVLALLGFAGWVGFKSVDDIVHTTPAASWARELAPLVHQLQKAGAEKGRVEVVPARSHREASALAPYVNLARGWNRQADMERNPLFYDDTLNSANYHEWLQRWAVHFVVLPKDNPDGDGGERERQLLRRGMPYLKQVWGDANWQLFQVTDATPLAEPNAVVEQAGQGEMTLQVSKAGRILIRIPYSPWLSIVDEHGKSLKAPQQTPAKTYVNTNGCLMETPQDAKGDKWTMLLAPKAGTYRLAAPYQLPRGTPCPDVFKTR, encoded by the coding sequence GTGGCCACAGCGGAGCCGACACGCGCTGACGACGCCGATCCGGGCCCGGGATCCGGCCCGCGAATACGCGTGTCCGAAGCCGGCCCGGAGGGGCACACGGATCACACCGGCCCCACAGGTCACACCGGCCCCTCGGACGGCCCTACCGACAGTGAGCGTCCCGGCCCGCCCGACGGCCCCGATGCGCGCCCGGGGCGACTTGCGCGCCTGCTCGCCGCCGCCGAGCCCCTGCGCCGGCGGCTGCTGCGGCACCCCGTGCTGTCCATAACGGCCCTCGCGGGGGTCCTGCACATCATCTGGTTCTTCACGTTCGCGAACAGTGGTGGCGATCTCGCGGCGCAGGACGCCTGGGCGGAGTTCGTCGGCCGGCACCCGGACTCGGCGTACAACCTCGCCTGGTACGGCGGTATGCACCCGGTGTCGTACAGCGTGGTGTCGCCGTATCTGATGGCCGTCCTCGGCGTCCGTACGACGATGATGATCGCCGGGACGGTCTCGGCGGGCCTGCTCACGATGGTCCTGATCCGCAGCCGGGCGGTGCGGAACCCGCTGTGGGCGTCGCTCGCCGGGGTCGTCGCGCTGCTGTGCAACGCGATCTCGGGCCGGGTGACCTTCGGGCTCGGCACGATGTTCGCGCTCGGCGCCGTCGCGGCTGTCTTCTGCTGGCCGTACCGATGGCGGCACAAACGCTGGGCGAAGGCGGCGGTGGCCGCCCCGCTGGCCGGTCTGTCCACCATGGCCTCGCCCGTCTCGGGGCTGTTCGTCGGGCTGGTCGCGGTCGCGCTGTTCCTGCAGAAGCGGCGGCCGGGCGCCTGGGCGCTGGGGCTCGCCCCGACGGTGGTGGTCGGCGCCTCGTACTTCCTGTTCCCGTTCTCCGGCACCCAGCCGATGACGATCGGCTCGGTGATCCTGCCCCTGGCCTACGGCCTGCTGTGCCTGTTCCTGGTCCCCAAGGAGTGGGTGACGGTCCGGCTGACGGCCGGCGTGTACAGCCTCGGCGTGGTCCTGGTCTGGGTGATCAACTCGCAGATCGGCTCGAACATCTCCCGGCTGCCGATGCTGTTCGCGGGTGCGACGCTGGTGGCCGCGCTGCCGTTCACGGTGCGGAAGTCGCGCAGGTGGTACGCGACCGTCCTGGCGCTGCTCGGCTTCGCCGGCTGGGTCGGCTTCAAGTCGGTGGACGACATCGTGCACACCACCCCGGCCGCGTCCTGGGCCCGTGAACTCGCCCCGCTCGTCCACCAGCTGCAGAAGGCCGGCGCGGAGAAGGGCCGGGTCGAGGTCGTCCCGGCGCGCTCGCACCGCGAGGCGTCCGCGCTCGCGCCGTACGTGAACCTGGCGCGCGGCTGGAACCGGCAGGCCGACATGGAGCGCAACCCGCTCTTCTACGACGACACCCTCAACTCGGCGAATTACCACGAGTGGCTCCAGCGCTGGGCCGTCCACTTCGTCGTCCTGCCGAAGGACAACCCCGACGGCGACGGCGGCGAACGCGAGCGGCAGCTGCTGCGGCGCGGGATGCCGTATCTGAAGCAGGTCTGGGGCGACGCCAACTGGCAGCTGTTCCAGGTCACCGATGCGACGCCGCTCGCCGAGCCCAATGCGGTGGTGGAGCAGGCCGGGCAGGGCGAGATGACGCTTCAGGTGAGCAAGGCCGGGCGGATCCTGATCAGGATCCCGTACTCGCCGTGGCTGAGCATCGTCGACGAGCACGGCAAGAGCCTGAAGGCTCCGCAGCAGACACCGGCGAAGACGTACGTCAACACCAACGGGTGTCTGATGGAGACGCCGCAGGACGCCAAGGGCGACAAGTGGACGATGTTGCTGGCGCCGAAGGCGGGCACCTACCGGCTGGCGGCGCCGTACCAGCTTCCCCGGGGCACGCCCTGCCCGGACGTGTTCAAGACGCGCTGA
- a CDS encoding DUF397 domain-containing protein: MTSTPLNWFKSSYSSNEGPDCVEIAMTPATIHIRDSKDKDRAQLTVTGATWTEFVGFAAHSA; this comes from the coding sequence ATGACCTCCACCCCACTGAACTGGTTCAAGAGCAGCTACAGCAGCAACGAGGGCCCCGACTGCGTCGAAATAGCCATGACCCCCGCCACCATCCACATCCGCGACTCCAAAGACAAGGACCGCGCTCAACTCACCGTCACCGGCGCCACCTGGACGGAGTTCGTCGGCTTCGCCGCTCACTCCGCATAG
- a CDS encoding ADP-ribosylglycohydrolase family protein, whose amino-acid sequence MGATSGAVWGRSEQQDFRSRVRGTLLGAAVGDALGGPADPLSLEEIRATYGPEGLLDLAFGHGRRGTVTHHTQLTLFTLDGLIRAQVRRDTGAWHPPTDLHRAYLRWAATQRDWGPDERRKDDGWLAREEWLYARREPTRALLVGFGDDTLGTLESPKNPGELGPEAVARSAPFGLLVGWEPQLVVQLAVECAVQSHGHPIAYLSAGAYAVIVHALARGESLDGAVQRALALLAARPGHQPVSHALQHALGAVRQGIPSPTRVEELAGDGTADGLLGASVYCALVGEDVRHGLCLAVNQGGPSAAAGALTGGLLGALHGETALPPGWLTELEGRPTMLELADDFAMEMTQGPALHGPAGSAPGWLARYPRA is encoded by the coding sequence ATGGGTGCGACATCCGGCGCCGTCTGGGGCCGTTCCGAACAACAGGACTTCCGCAGCAGGGTGCGCGGCACTCTGCTGGGGGCCGCCGTGGGCGATGCGCTCGGCGGGCCCGCCGACCCGCTCTCCCTGGAGGAGATCCGGGCGACGTACGGCCCCGAGGGGCTGCTCGACCTGGCCTTCGGGCACGGTCGGCGCGGCACTGTGACGCATCACACCCAGCTCACCCTCTTCACCCTGGACGGGCTGATACGCGCCCAGGTGCGCCGCGACACCGGCGCCTGGCATCCGCCGACCGATCTGCACCGGGCGTATCTGCGCTGGGCGGCCACCCAGCGGGACTGGGGGCCCGACGAGCGCCGCAAGGACGACGGCTGGCTCGCCCGCGAGGAGTGGCTCTACGCCCGCCGCGAGCCGACCCGGGCCCTGCTCGTCGGCTTCGGCGACGACACCCTGGGCACCCTGGAGTCACCGAAGAACCCCGGCGAGCTGGGCCCGGAGGCCGTGGCCCGCTCCGCTCCCTTCGGGCTGCTGGTCGGCTGGGAGCCGCAGCTCGTCGTGCAGCTGGCGGTGGAGTGCGCGGTGCAGAGCCACGGGCATCCGATCGCCTACCTCTCGGCGGGCGCGTACGCCGTGATCGTGCATGCGCTGGCCCGGGGAGAGAGCCTGGACGGCGCCGTGCAGCGGGCCCTCGCCCTGCTCGCCGCCCGCCCCGGCCACCAGCCCGTCTCGCACGCCCTGCAGCACGCCCTCGGGGCGGTGCGGCAGGGGATACCCAGCCCGACCAGGGTGGAGGAGCTGGCCGGGGACGGTACGGCGGACGGGTTGCTGGGGGCGTCCGTGTACTGCGCGCTGGTGGGGGAGGACGTACGGCACGGGCTGTGCCTGGCGGTGAACCAGGGCGGGCCGTCGGCGGCGGCGGGCGCGTTGACCGGCGGGCTGCTCGGCGCCCTGCACGGCGAGACGGCCCTCCCGCCGGGCTGGCTGACGGAGCTGGAGGGCCGGCCGACGATGCTGGAACTCGCCGACGACTTCGCGATGGAGATGACCCAGGGCCCCGCGCTGCACGGCCCCGCGGGGTCCGCACCGGGCTGGCTGGCGCGGTACCCGCGGGCCTGA
- a CDS encoding Scr1 family TA system antitoxin-like transcriptional regulator → MEDEEAEAVLRAVGRQIKLWREAAGLKQGEFGAAIGYSEDLISAVERAVRTPQPEFLDAADEVLGAGGKLAAMKADVEKARYPKKVRDLTKLEEEAIELGAYANHYVHGLLQTPEYARALYTMRRPSYTEDEIDRHVSARLARQEVFERVPRPTLTFVQEEVTLRRPIGGWPVLQRQLEHLLSIGRLRHVEIQVMPNDREDHAGMGGPIRLLKLRNGKTVAHEEGQTYSRVVSDPREVQLVEMRYGIIRAQALSPRESLAFIEKLIGEAA, encoded by the coding sequence ATGGAGGACGAGGAAGCCGAGGCCGTACTCAGGGCGGTCGGGCGGCAGATCAAGTTGTGGCGGGAAGCCGCCGGGCTGAAGCAGGGGGAGTTCGGGGCCGCGATCGGATACAGCGAGGACCTGATCTCGGCCGTTGAACGCGCGGTACGCACTCCGCAACCCGAGTTCCTGGACGCCGCCGATGAAGTGCTGGGCGCCGGCGGGAAGTTGGCCGCGATGAAGGCCGACGTGGAGAAGGCCAGGTACCCGAAGAAGGTGCGGGATCTGACCAAGTTGGAGGAGGAGGCCATCGAACTCGGGGCCTACGCCAACCATTACGTGCACGGCCTGTTGCAGACCCCCGAGTACGCAAGGGCCTTGTACACGATGCGACGCCCGTCGTATACCGAGGACGAAATCGACCGCCATGTCAGTGCACGCCTGGCACGGCAGGAAGTCTTCGAGCGAGTGCCACGTCCGACTCTCACCTTCGTCCAGGAGGAGGTGACCCTGCGGCGGCCCATCGGCGGTTGGCCCGTGTTGCAAAGGCAACTGGAACACCTCCTGTCCATCGGGAGGTTGAGGCACGTCGAGATCCAGGTGATGCCAAACGACCGCGAGGATCACGCGGGAATGGGCGGGCCCATCCGCCTGCTGAAGCTCCGGAACGGCAAGACAGTGGCCCACGAAGAGGGACAGACCTACAGCCGTGTGGTCAGTGATCCACGGGAGGTACAACTCGTCGAGATGCGCTATGGGATTATCCGGGCGCAGGCTCTCTCGCCCCGGGAGTCGCTGGCCTTTATTGAGAAGCTGATCGGAGAAGCGGCATGA
- a CDS encoding SDR family oxidoreductase, translating to MPLLTGKTVVVSGVGAGLGHQVAAAVVRDGGNAVLGARTEANLAKSAAEIDPDGTRTAYRATDITDEGQCAALAELARERFGGIDAVVHVAAWDSYFGGLEDADFATWQSVIDVNLLGSLRMTRACLPSLKAGGGGSVVFVGTQSAVAAPSQVKQAAYAASKGALTSAMYSLARELGPHRIRVNTVLPGWMWGPPVQAYVQFTAQTEGVPEAEVLGRLTERMALPELATDEDVADAAVFLSSDRARAITGQSLLVNAGELMR from the coding sequence ATGCCACTGCTCACCGGCAAGACCGTGGTCGTCTCGGGAGTCGGCGCCGGGCTCGGCCATCAGGTCGCCGCGGCCGTCGTACGGGACGGCGGGAACGCGGTGCTCGGGGCGCGCACCGAGGCGAACCTCGCCAAGAGCGCGGCGGAGATCGACCCGGACGGCACGCGTACGGCGTACCGGGCGACGGACATCACCGACGAGGGGCAGTGCGCGGCGCTGGCGGAGCTGGCGCGGGAGCGGTTCGGCGGCATCGACGCCGTGGTCCATGTCGCGGCCTGGGACTCCTACTTCGGCGGGCTCGAGGACGCGGACTTCGCGACCTGGCAGTCGGTCATCGACGTGAACCTGCTGGGCAGCCTGCGGATGACCCGGGCGTGCCTGCCGTCACTGAAGGCGGGCGGCGGCGGTTCCGTGGTCTTCGTCGGGACACAGTCGGCCGTCGCCGCACCCTCGCAGGTGAAGCAGGCCGCCTACGCCGCGTCGAAGGGGGCGCTGACCAGCGCGATGTACTCGCTGGCCCGGGAACTGGGGCCGCACCGGATCCGGGTCAACACCGTGCTGCCGGGCTGGATGTGGGGGCCGCCGGTACAGGCGTACGTGCAGTTCACCGCGCAGACCGAGGGGGTGCCGGAGGCGGAGGTGCTGGGGCGGCTGACGGAGCGGATGGCGCTGCCGGAGCTGGCGACGGACGAGGACGTGGCGGACGCGGCGGTGTTCCTGTCCTCGGACCGGGCGCGGGCCATCACGGGGCAGTCGCTGCTGGTCAACGCGGGGGAACTGATGCGCTGA